DNA from bacterium:
TCAAGGATGGCTTTGACATGTTTAATCCCAGGCGCCCCCTTGCGTCGGCCGCGTGGATGTCGCTCGTGATCCTCACCGTCTTCGGCGCGGCTGCCGTCGCGGCTGCAGACGCCATACCCCTCGACCGCAACGGGCTCCCGCAGTGGGAGATCAAGGAATGGCGGGACCTCCCCGTCAGGATCGAGCTGCGCGACATGGACGCGTTGACCGTCATGCTGGCCCGGGCGCCCCTGGCCGAATTCGACCGCGAGGATCTGACCGTCGTCTGGGACACGCCCAAGACGCACCACGTGGTGATCGACGTGCGCGCCACCCGCGAGGAGATCGACGCCCTGGTCGCGGCCGGCTATAATCCCGTGATCATGCCGGACCTGGATCGCGCCGCGCGCGAGGAGGCCGAACGCGTCTGGGCCGAGATGGCCGCCAAGGGCACGTCGGCGGTCAAGACCGATCCCTACGACTACTACCCCAGCCACGCGCAGATCGGCACCATCCTGGCCAACGTCGCGAGCAACTATCCGACCCTCGCCCGGACCTTCCAGTGGGGCACCTCGGTGCAGGGACGCGAGCTGTGGGGCCTCGTAATCTCCGACAACGTCACCAGCAGCGAGGCCGAGGCCGAGGTGCGCATCTCCTCGACCATGCACGGCGACGAGGTCGTGCCCATGGTGATGGCCCTCAACCTGGCCCACTACCTCACCGAGAACTACGGCGTGGCCGGCTTCGAGGACGTGACCGACCTGGTGGACAACTACGAGATCCACATCATGCCGCTGTTCAATCCCGACGGCTACGTCCTGGACCAGCGCTACAACGCCAACGGCGTGGATCTCAACCGCAACTTCCCCGAGCCCGCGGGCACGCACAGCACCCAGGAGACCGAGACCATCCATTTCATGGACTACGGCAATGCCAACGACTTCGTGTTGAGCCAGAACGGCCACGGCGGCGCCCTGGTGGTCAACTATCCCTGGGACTACACCTACACGCTGGCGCCCGACAATGACGCCCTCATCCAGATGAGCCTCGAGTACAGCACCTACAACCTGCCCATGTACAACGGCTCGTTCCCCCAGGGCATCACCAACGGCGCCGCATGGTACATCACCCAGGGCTGCCTTCAGGACTGGAGCTACGACCAGACCGACTGCATAGACGTGACCATCGAATTCTCCAACACCAAGTGGCCTGCGGCCAGCACGCTGGTGGGCTTCTGGGACGACAACCGCGAGAGCTACATGCACTGGATCAAGTCGGCGAGGTACGGCGTCAACGGCGTGGTGACCGGCTCCGACACCGGCCTGCCCCTGGAAGCCACCGTCACCGTGACGGGTAATTCCATGTCCGTGCACACCGATCCCGCCTTCGGCGACTACTACAAGCTGCTGGACACCG
Protein-coding regions in this window:
- a CDS encoding immune inhibitor A, which translates into the protein MFNPRRPLASAAWMSLVILTVFGAAAVAAADAIPLDRNGLPQWEIKEWRDLPVRIELRDMDALTVMLARAPLAEFDREDLTVVWDTPKTHHVVIDVRATREEIDALVAAGYNPVIMPDLDRAAREEAERVWAEMAAKGTSAVKTDPYDYYPSHAQIGTILANVASNYPTLARTFQWGTSVQGRELWGLVISDNVTSSEAEAEVRISSTMHGDEVVPMVMALNLAHYLTENYGVAGFEDVTDLVDNYEIHIMPLFNPDGYVLDQRYNANGVDLNRNFPEPAGTHSTQETETIHFMDYGNANDFVLSQNGHGGALVVNYPWDYTYTLAPDNDALIQMSLEYSTYNLPMYNGSFPQGITNGAAWYITQGCLQDWSYDQTDCIDVTIEFSNTKWPAASTLVGFWDDNRESYMHWIKSARYGVNGVVTGSDTGLPLEATVTVTGNSMSVHTDPAFGDYYKLLDTGTYEITFSAYGYIPQTVTGVSTTWGTPTVLDVVLAPVAHGDITGYVFETGGTPIDAQINVYTHPLNEHVAVVGSAAASGGAYTVPNLVYGDYRLVYSAAGHITGEQIVTLDGASVAAPDMTLGIAEEVVVFSDDFESGAGQWTGDWGIDSPGYGGGQDMTDSPAGEYGDYASSPCAVTEALDLSDIMSGTVGYWCKWNIETNWDGVQFQVSTNGGGSWTPLASSHTQPGSGQGAQESGEPYYEGAQAAWVYEERNLAPWLGEADVRFRFLLVSDSSIHEDGFHFDDFLVEGLREADPGTGAAGLPVLATRLQGAYPNPFNPSTKVAFAIARAGRVSLAIHDLTGRRIRTLVDGHVGAGEHAAIWDGCAEDGARAASGVYFARFVGDDVVATTKLVLVK